The DNA region GAGATTAGCATTATTAGACCAATTCCCATCTATTGCGGTCTTACCTATTTTTGGAGCTCTAGGAGGAGCTATTGCAGGATATTTGATCAAAAATGTAGCACCTGCCGCAAAAGGTTCAGGTGTGAGTCAAATCATGGGTTTCTTAAGACATAAAAAAGTTCCAATGAATTTAAAAGTAGGATTAGTAAAGCTCATATCAGGAATTATTGCAATTGGTAGTGGATTCCCTTTAGGTCCAGAAGGTCCATCAGTGCAAATGGGAGGATCTGTAGCTTGGCAAATGGCCAAGTGGCTCAAAGCTCCTACAGCTTTCAGAAGAGTAATAGTAGCAGCAGGTGGTGGTGCTGGAATAGCTGCAGTATTTAGCGCTCCATTAGGAGGGTTTATCTATGCAATAGAGGAGTTATTAAACTCTGCTAGACCAGTAATTTTATTATTAGTAGTAATTACAACTTTTATTGCAGATTCATCTGCTGATATTATTCAAGCCTTAGGTTTAGATCCTAAAGCAGGAGGCTTTGATTTTAACCTAGGATTTTTGATTCAAAAAGAATATGACCCATCAGTTTTTTTCTTACCTGTAGATTTTATTTACTTAGTTTTACTAGGAATAATTATTGGGATATTTGCAGAATTGTACAGCAGATATGTTTTGTTAATGCAAAATCTTGGAAAAAAGTGGTATA from Prochlorococcus marinus XMU1410 includes:
- a CDS encoding ClC family H(+)/Cl(-) exchange transporter, translated to MPNFIKDNIQKTSNNSSRSIKKLLKQRSLVVAFSLLLTGLGASITSISFKTGIYFINNWRLALLDQFPSIAVLPIFGALGGAIAGYLIKNVAPAAKGSGVSQIMGFLRHKKVPMNLKVGLVKLISGIIAIGSGFPLGPEGPSVQMGGSVAWQMAKWLKAPTAFRRVIVAAGGGAGIAAVFSAPLGGFIYAIEELLNSARPVILLLVVITTFIADSSADIIQALGLDPKAGGFDFNLGFLIQKEYDPSVFFLPVDFIYLVLLGIIIGIFAELYSRYVLLMQNLGKKWYKNKFVLKMSICGLILGSIYSFLPSTFHNLDELQKIIAEQNTSIGIALLAVLVLFITTGLAAASGAPGGLFYPMLTLGGSIGLIMGSWVEIATGHAPSTYIFAGMGAFVAGCSRTPITAMFLAFALTKNLLIMKPVLISCIASFLVARAFNEESIYERQIQIELED